In one window of Macrobrachium nipponense isolate FS-2020 chromosome 2, ASM1510439v2, whole genome shotgun sequence DNA:
- the LOC135221047 gene encoding uncharacterized protein LOC135221047 — protein sequence MFSQGLRAIGGNACRMTCVALRSAPELQTTTNRLGGMLSQSSASALSIIQLRYFNSVKYSSKMEYYSASDHIKLPRKLQELEHALEGHDRPLTLLLTWLMAKDRHIKKYVKFYTDLGIDVLNIKFSPLDIMSPGIHGQRVVEQFLHFVHHYPETCPLLIHGFSVGGYLCATAMHEVEKDFEKHGHLLDRFVGQIWDSVVDVAGTPIGVARSVTDSKPMQDVIQRSIEWYLKYRYDSVTVFYERASVQFHKNYMGTPGLFFASEADPISPPSMVFKAHDIWKSLGYPVYKKCWDDTKHVTHRMKHPEEYEKHVMAFLKSLGLSLRPSVLPVKKIRERKIQAEIKSQPHPTPILTLSR from the exons ATGTTCTCACAAGGTCTCAGGGCCATTGGCGGAAACGCCTGCAGAATGACCTGTGTCGCTTTGAGGTCTGCACCAGAG TTACAGACCACGACCAACAGACTGGGTGGGATGCTGTCTCAAAGTTCGGCCTCTGCTCTGTCAATCATCCAGCTCAGATACTTCAACTCCGTCAAGTATTCGTCGAAGATGGAATACTACAGCGCCAGCGATCACATAAAGTTGCCGAGAAAGCTCCAAGAG CTCGAACACGCGTTGGAGGGCCACGACCGACCTCTGACTCTGCTTCTGACGTGGCTGATGGCGAAGGACAGACACATCAAAAAATACGTGAAGTTCTACACTGATCTGGGCATCGACGTCTTGAACATCAAATTCTCACCTCTCGATATTATGTCTCCTGGAATTCACGGACAG CGAGTTGTAGAGCAGTTTCTTCACTTCGTCCACCACTATCCCGAAACCTGCCCACTTCTGATCCACGGTTTCAGCGTCGGGGGATACCTCTGTGCAACGGCTATGCATGAA GTCGAGAAAGACTTCGAAAAGCACGGACACCTCCTAGACAGATTTGTCGGACAAATCTGGGACAGTGTGGTCGACGTCGCTGGAACCCCCATTGGCGTGGCCAGATCAGTGACTGATTCGAAACCTATGCAAGACGTCATTCAGAGGTCTATAGA ATGGTACTTAAAATACAGATACGATTCTGTGACCGTCTTTTACGAAAGAGCCAGCGTCCAGTTCCACAAGAATTACATGGGGACTCCAGGCCTCTTCTTCGCCTCGGAGGCTGACCCAATATCGCCTCCCAGCATGGTCTTCAAAGCACACGACATCTGGAAGAGCCTAGGTTACCCT GTATACAAAAAGTGCTGGGACGACACGAAGCACGTGACGCATCGCATGAAGCACCCAGAGGAATATGAGAAGCACGTCATGGCCTTCCTGAAGAGCCTGGGACTGTCGCTCAGACCCAGTGTCCTCCCAGTCAAGAAGATCCGGGAGAGGAAGATCCAGGCGGAGATCAAATCCCAGCCCCACCCTACACCAATACTCACTCTGTCCAGATAG